In Portunus trituberculatus isolate SZX2019 chromosome 33, ASM1759143v1, whole genome shotgun sequence, the following proteins share a genomic window:
- the LOC123512431 gene encoding insulin-like growth factor 2 mRNA-binding protein 1 isoform X4: MEQYGAYAVSPPPTIERLETRVRVSGVPVDARQEELNQILESVGAVEKCEKYASRDGHTQVVHVTYESLEAAREAAQRLNGINLAGGILRVDRLMDRRRGPRGAAGGGSMGAGPMGGPGAASPSQRHTDFPLRILVLSEMVGAIIGRQGATIRTITQQTRARVDVHRKDNAGSLEKAITIYGNPENCTNACKRILEVMQEEADNTNKGEVPLKILAHNNLIGRIIGKGGTTIKKIMDDTSTKITVSSINDINSFNLERIITIKGSIEDIAMAENMISARLRSSYESDLQAFAPQSAMFPGLHPMAMMSTVGFGLPRGGGGGAAGAGMGMYGSSPTSYPPLYPTPISSQQGYHGSEAAEVGGEEETAYLYIPNSAVGAIIGTKGSHIRNIIRFSGASVKIAPLEDEGRPTEQSERKVTIVGSPEAQWKAQFLIFEKLREEGYGVGVEDVRLTVEIVVPSSQVGRIIGKGGQNVRDLQRQTGSVIKLPQQGSTTSEETTVHIVGPFFSVQSAQRRIRAIIQMSAPSTSGGNSGRPSRGPLMPRMHQ, encoded by the exons GCTAGAGACGCGAGTGAGGGTGAGCGGAGTGCCTGTTGACGCCCGACAAGAGGAGCTCAATCAAATCCTGGAGAGCGTCGGGGCGGTGGAGAAGTGCGAGAAGTACGCCTCGAGGGACGGCCATACACAG GTGGTGCATGTGACCTACGAATCTTTAGAGGCGGCGCGAGAGGCAGCACAGCGACTGAACGGCATCAACCTAGCGGGAGGCATCCTGCGTGTGGACCGTCTGATGGACCGCCGGAGGGGCCCGCGGGGAGCAGCAGGCGGGGGATCCATGGGAGCGGGCCCTATGGGAGGTCCaggggcagcctctccctcccagcgCCACACAGACTTCCCTCTCCGTATCCTTGTGTTGAGTGAAATGGTTGGAGCGATCATAGGACGCCAGGGGGCCACGATAAGGACAATCACACAACAG ACAAGGGCTCGAGTTGATGTCCATAGAAAGGATAACGCCGGCTCCTTGGAGAAAGCGATCACCATTTACGGGAATCCTGAAAACTGCACTAATGCCTGCAAGCGCATTCTGGAAGTGATGCAGGAAGAGGCTGACAACACCAATAAGGG AGAGGTTCCCCTGAAGATTCTTGCTCACAACAACCTCATTGGGCGCATCATTGGCAAGGGAGGGACAACCATCAAGAAAATAATGGACGACACCTCCACCAAGATAACAGTCTCTAGCATCAATGACATCAATAGCTTCAATTTGGAACGCATCATTACCATAaag GGAAGCATAGAGGACATTGCCATGGCAGAGAACATGATCAGCGCCAGATTGAGGTCCAGTTATGAGAGTGACCTCCAAGCCTTCGCCCCGCAAAGTGCCATGTTCCCTGGCCTGCACCCCATGGCCATGATGTCCACTGTGGGGTTCGGCCTTCcacgcggcggcggcgggggtgCAGCCGGGGCCGGGATGGGCATGTATGGCTCCTCACCAacctcctatcctcctctctATCCCACACCCATCTCCAGCCAACAGGGCTATCATGGCTCGGAGGCAGCTGAGGTGGGTGGCGAAGAG GAGACGGCATATTTGTACATCCCCAACTCAGCAGTGGGCGCCATCATCGGCACCAAAGGCTCCCACATCCGCAACATCATCAGGTTTAGTGGGGCATCGGTTAAAATAGCACCACTGGAGGACGAAGGGCGACCCACAGAGCAGTCTGAACGGAAAGTCACCATCGTAGGGTCCCCCGAGGCTCAGTggaag gcTCAGTTTTTGATATTTGAGAAGCTCCGAGAAGAAGGCTACGGCGTCGGGGTGGAGGATGTGAGGCTAACAGTGGAGATCGTGGTGCCGTCCAGTCAA GTAGGCCGCATAATTGGCAAGGGAGGTCAGAATGTGCGTGACCTCCAGCGGCAGACAGGCTCAGTCATTAAGCTTCCCCAGCAGGGCTCCACCACCTCAGAAGAGACGACTGTACACATCGTGGGCCCCTTCTTCTCTGTGCAG TCAGCCCAGCGGCGCATCAGAGCGATCATCCAGATGTCCGCCCCTTCCACCAGTGGCGGCAACAGTGGGCGCCCCAGCCGGGGGCCGCTGATGCCACGGATGCACCAATGA
- the LOC123512431 gene encoding insulin-like growth factor 2 mRNA-binding protein 1 isoform X5 — MLKTLETRVRVSGVPVDARQEELNQILESVGAVEKCEKYASRDGHTQVVHVTYESLEAAREAAQRLNGINLAGGILRVDRLMDRRRGPRGAAGGGSMGAGPMGGPGAASPSQRHTDFPLRILVLSEMVGAIIGRQGATIRTITQQTRARVDVHRKDNAGSLEKAITIYGNPENCTNACKRILEVMQEEADNTNKGEVPLKILAHNNLIGRIIGKGGTTIKKIMDDTSTKITVSSINDINSFNLERIITIKGSIEDIAMAENMISARLRSSYESDLQAFAPQSAMFPGLHPMAMMSTVGFGLPRGGGGGAAGAGMGMYGSSPTSYPPLYPTPISSQQGYHGSEAAEVGGEEETAYLYIPNSAVGAIIGTKGSHIRNIIRFSGASVKIAPLEDEGRPTEQSERKVTIVGSPEAQWKAQFLIFEKLREEGYGVGVEDVRLTVEIVVPSSQVGRIIGKGGQNVRDLQRQTGSVIKLPQQGSTTSEETTVHIVGPFFSVQSAQRRIRAIIQMSAPSTSGGNSGRPSRGPLMPRMHQ, encoded by the exons ATGCTAAAAAC GCTAGAGACGCGAGTGAGGGTGAGCGGAGTGCCTGTTGACGCCCGACAAGAGGAGCTCAATCAAATCCTGGAGAGCGTCGGGGCGGTGGAGAAGTGCGAGAAGTACGCCTCGAGGGACGGCCATACACAG GTGGTGCATGTGACCTACGAATCTTTAGAGGCGGCGCGAGAGGCAGCACAGCGACTGAACGGCATCAACCTAGCGGGAGGCATCCTGCGTGTGGACCGTCTGATGGACCGCCGGAGGGGCCCGCGGGGAGCAGCAGGCGGGGGATCCATGGGAGCGGGCCCTATGGGAGGTCCaggggcagcctctccctcccagcgCCACACAGACTTCCCTCTCCGTATCCTTGTGTTGAGTGAAATGGTTGGAGCGATCATAGGACGCCAGGGGGCCACGATAAGGACAATCACACAACAG ACAAGGGCTCGAGTTGATGTCCATAGAAAGGATAACGCCGGCTCCTTGGAGAAAGCGATCACCATTTACGGGAATCCTGAAAACTGCACTAATGCCTGCAAGCGCATTCTGGAAGTGATGCAGGAAGAGGCTGACAACACCAATAAGGG AGAGGTTCCCCTGAAGATTCTTGCTCACAACAACCTCATTGGGCGCATCATTGGCAAGGGAGGGACAACCATCAAGAAAATAATGGACGACACCTCCACCAAGATAACAGTCTCTAGCATCAATGACATCAATAGCTTCAATTTGGAACGCATCATTACCATAaag GGAAGCATAGAGGACATTGCCATGGCAGAGAACATGATCAGCGCCAGATTGAGGTCCAGTTATGAGAGTGACCTCCAAGCCTTCGCCCCGCAAAGTGCCATGTTCCCTGGCCTGCACCCCATGGCCATGATGTCCACTGTGGGGTTCGGCCTTCcacgcggcggcggcgggggtgCAGCCGGGGCCGGGATGGGCATGTATGGCTCCTCACCAacctcctatcctcctctctATCCCACACCCATCTCCAGCCAACAGGGCTATCATGGCTCGGAGGCAGCTGAGGTGGGTGGCGAAGAG GAGACGGCATATTTGTACATCCCCAACTCAGCAGTGGGCGCCATCATCGGCACCAAAGGCTCCCACATCCGCAACATCATCAGGTTTAGTGGGGCATCGGTTAAAATAGCACCACTGGAGGACGAAGGGCGACCCACAGAGCAGTCTGAACGGAAAGTCACCATCGTAGGGTCCCCCGAGGCTCAGTggaag gcTCAGTTTTTGATATTTGAGAAGCTCCGAGAAGAAGGCTACGGCGTCGGGGTGGAGGATGTGAGGCTAACAGTGGAGATCGTGGTGCCGTCCAGTCAA GTAGGCCGCATAATTGGCAAGGGAGGTCAGAATGTGCGTGACCTCCAGCGGCAGACAGGCTCAGTCATTAAGCTTCCCCAGCAGGGCTCCACCACCTCAGAAGAGACGACTGTACACATCGTGGGCCCCTTCTTCTCTGTGCAG TCAGCCCAGCGGCGCATCAGAGCGATCATCCAGATGTCCGCCCCTTCCACCAGTGGCGGCAACAGTGGGCGCCCCAGCCGGGGGCCGCTGATGCCACGGATGCACCAATGA
- the LOC123512431 gene encoding insulin-like growth factor 2 mRNA-binding protein 1 isoform X3 has translation MMSKREETSRGEMEEEDTERHSCSASPHSNDDTPAAAAAAVTNGGGDWLETRVRVSGVPVDARQEELNQILESVGAVEKCEKYASRDGHTQVVHVTYESLEAAREAAQRLNGINLAGGILRVDRLMDRRRGPRGAAGGGSMGAGPMGGPGAASPSQRHTDFPLRILVLSEMVGAIIGRQGATIRTITQQTRARVDVHRKDNAGSLEKAITIYGNPENCTNACKRILEVMQEEADNTNKGEVPLKILAHNNLIGRIIGKGGTTIKKIMDDTSTKITVSSINDINSFNLERIITIKGSIEDIAMAENMISARLRSSYESDLQAFAPQSAMFPGLHPMAMMSTVGFGLPRGGGGGAAGAGMGMYGSSPTSYPPLYPTPISSQQGYHGSEAAEVGGEEETAYLYIPNSAVGAIIGTKGSHIRNIIRFSGASVKIAPLEDEGRPTEQSERKVTIVGSPEAQWKAQFLIFEKLREEGYGVGVEDVRLTVEIVVPSSQVGRIIGKGGQNVRDLQRQTGSVIKLPQQGSTTSEETTVHIVGPFFSVQSAQRRIRAIIQMSAPSTSGGNSGRPSRGPLMPRMHQ, from the exons atgatgagcaagagggaagagacaagtagaggagagatggaggaggaagacacggaAAGACACAGCTGCTCAGCCTCCCCACACAGCAATGACgacactcctgctgctgctgctgctgctgtgaccAACggcggtggtgactg GCTAGAGACGCGAGTGAGGGTGAGCGGAGTGCCTGTTGACGCCCGACAAGAGGAGCTCAATCAAATCCTGGAGAGCGTCGGGGCGGTGGAGAAGTGCGAGAAGTACGCCTCGAGGGACGGCCATACACAG GTGGTGCATGTGACCTACGAATCTTTAGAGGCGGCGCGAGAGGCAGCACAGCGACTGAACGGCATCAACCTAGCGGGAGGCATCCTGCGTGTGGACCGTCTGATGGACCGCCGGAGGGGCCCGCGGGGAGCAGCAGGCGGGGGATCCATGGGAGCGGGCCCTATGGGAGGTCCaggggcagcctctccctcccagcgCCACACAGACTTCCCTCTCCGTATCCTTGTGTTGAGTGAAATGGTTGGAGCGATCATAGGACGCCAGGGGGCCACGATAAGGACAATCACACAACAG ACAAGGGCTCGAGTTGATGTCCATAGAAAGGATAACGCCGGCTCCTTGGAGAAAGCGATCACCATTTACGGGAATCCTGAAAACTGCACTAATGCCTGCAAGCGCATTCTGGAAGTGATGCAGGAAGAGGCTGACAACACCAATAAGGG AGAGGTTCCCCTGAAGATTCTTGCTCACAACAACCTCATTGGGCGCATCATTGGCAAGGGAGGGACAACCATCAAGAAAATAATGGACGACACCTCCACCAAGATAACAGTCTCTAGCATCAATGACATCAATAGCTTCAATTTGGAACGCATCATTACCATAaag GGAAGCATAGAGGACATTGCCATGGCAGAGAACATGATCAGCGCCAGATTGAGGTCCAGTTATGAGAGTGACCTCCAAGCCTTCGCCCCGCAAAGTGCCATGTTCCCTGGCCTGCACCCCATGGCCATGATGTCCACTGTGGGGTTCGGCCTTCcacgcggcggcggcgggggtgCAGCCGGGGCCGGGATGGGCATGTATGGCTCCTCACCAacctcctatcctcctctctATCCCACACCCATCTCCAGCCAACAGGGCTATCATGGCTCGGAGGCAGCTGAGGTGGGTGGCGAAGAG GAGACGGCATATTTGTACATCCCCAACTCAGCAGTGGGCGCCATCATCGGCACCAAAGGCTCCCACATCCGCAACATCATCAGGTTTAGTGGGGCATCGGTTAAAATAGCACCACTGGAGGACGAAGGGCGACCCACAGAGCAGTCTGAACGGAAAGTCACCATCGTAGGGTCCCCCGAGGCTCAGTggaag gcTCAGTTTTTGATATTTGAGAAGCTCCGAGAAGAAGGCTACGGCGTCGGGGTGGAGGATGTGAGGCTAACAGTGGAGATCGTGGTGCCGTCCAGTCAA GTAGGCCGCATAATTGGCAAGGGAGGTCAGAATGTGCGTGACCTCCAGCGGCAGACAGGCTCAGTCATTAAGCTTCCCCAGCAGGGCTCCACCACCTCAGAAGAGACGACTGTACACATCGTGGGCCCCTTCTTCTCTGTGCAG TCAGCCCAGCGGCGCATCAGAGCGATCATCCAGATGTCCGCCCCTTCCACCAGTGGCGGCAACAGTGGGCGCCCCAGCCGGGGGCCGCTGATGCCACGGATGCACCAATGA
- the LOC123512431 gene encoding insulin-like growth factor 2 mRNA-binding protein 1 isoform X6 codes for MANLNHVDAIQGQENCSPPSCSYSPTRYKHSPPSLEYVSPYYLVVHVTYESLEAAREAAQRLNGINLAGGILRVDRLMDRRRGPRGAAGGGSMGAGPMGGPGAASPSQRHTDFPLRILVLSEMVGAIIGRQGATIRTITQQTRARVDVHRKDNAGSLEKAITIYGNPENCTNACKRILEVMQEEADNTNKGEVPLKILAHNNLIGRIIGKGGTTIKKIMDDTSTKITVSSINDINSFNLERIITIKGSIEDIAMAENMISARLRSSYESDLQAFAPQSAMFPGLHPMAMMSTVGFGLPRGGGGGAAGAGMGMYGSSPTSYPPLYPTPISSQQGYHGSEAAEVGGEEETAYLYIPNSAVGAIIGTKGSHIRNIIRFSGASVKIAPLEDEGRPTEQSERKVTIVGSPEAQWKAQFLIFEKLREEGYGVGVEDVRLTVEIVVPSSQVGRIIGKGGQNVRDLQRQTGSVIKLPQQGSTTSEETTVHIVGPFFSVQSAQRRIRAIIQMSAPSTSGGNSGRPSRGPLMPRMHQ; via the exons ATGGCGAACTTGAATCACGTGGACGCAATACAGGGGCAAGAAAATTGCTCCCCACCAAGCTGCTCTTACTCCCCAACCCGATACAAACACTCCCCACCGTCCCTGGAATATGTGTCGCCCTACTACCTG GTGGTGCATGTGACCTACGAATCTTTAGAGGCGGCGCGAGAGGCAGCACAGCGACTGAACGGCATCAACCTAGCGGGAGGCATCCTGCGTGTGGACCGTCTGATGGACCGCCGGAGGGGCCCGCGGGGAGCAGCAGGCGGGGGATCCATGGGAGCGGGCCCTATGGGAGGTCCaggggcagcctctccctcccagcgCCACACAGACTTCCCTCTCCGTATCCTTGTGTTGAGTGAAATGGTTGGAGCGATCATAGGACGCCAGGGGGCCACGATAAGGACAATCACACAACAG ACAAGGGCTCGAGTTGATGTCCATAGAAAGGATAACGCCGGCTCCTTGGAGAAAGCGATCACCATTTACGGGAATCCTGAAAACTGCACTAATGCCTGCAAGCGCATTCTGGAAGTGATGCAGGAAGAGGCTGACAACACCAATAAGGG AGAGGTTCCCCTGAAGATTCTTGCTCACAACAACCTCATTGGGCGCATCATTGGCAAGGGAGGGACAACCATCAAGAAAATAATGGACGACACCTCCACCAAGATAACAGTCTCTAGCATCAATGACATCAATAGCTTCAATTTGGAACGCATCATTACCATAaag GGAAGCATAGAGGACATTGCCATGGCAGAGAACATGATCAGCGCCAGATTGAGGTCCAGTTATGAGAGTGACCTCCAAGCCTTCGCCCCGCAAAGTGCCATGTTCCCTGGCCTGCACCCCATGGCCATGATGTCCACTGTGGGGTTCGGCCTTCcacgcggcggcggcgggggtgCAGCCGGGGCCGGGATGGGCATGTATGGCTCCTCACCAacctcctatcctcctctctATCCCACACCCATCTCCAGCCAACAGGGCTATCATGGCTCGGAGGCAGCTGAGGTGGGTGGCGAAGAG GAGACGGCATATTTGTACATCCCCAACTCAGCAGTGGGCGCCATCATCGGCACCAAAGGCTCCCACATCCGCAACATCATCAGGTTTAGTGGGGCATCGGTTAAAATAGCACCACTGGAGGACGAAGGGCGACCCACAGAGCAGTCTGAACGGAAAGTCACCATCGTAGGGTCCCCCGAGGCTCAGTggaag gcTCAGTTTTTGATATTTGAGAAGCTCCGAGAAGAAGGCTACGGCGTCGGGGTGGAGGATGTGAGGCTAACAGTGGAGATCGTGGTGCCGTCCAGTCAA GTAGGCCGCATAATTGGCAAGGGAGGTCAGAATGTGCGTGACCTCCAGCGGCAGACAGGCTCAGTCATTAAGCTTCCCCAGCAGGGCTCCACCACCTCAGAAGAGACGACTGTACACATCGTGGGCCCCTTCTTCTCTGTGCAG TCAGCCCAGCGGCGCATCAGAGCGATCATCCAGATGTCCGCCCCTTCCACCAGTGGCGGCAACAGTGGGCGCCCCAGCCGGGGGCCGCTGATGCCACGGATGCACCAATGA